The following coding sequences are from one Dermacentor silvarum isolate Dsil-2018 chromosome 4, BIME_Dsil_1.4, whole genome shotgun sequence window:
- the LOC119450102 gene encoding acireductone dioxygenase, which yields MVRAWYMDDDLSTDQREEHQLEPPVLVSLDEVREKSGVLYWKLNANTYEEDGELEKIKKERGYSYTDVIEISKDKLPNYEEKIKTFFQEHLHSDEEIRFVLAGSGYFDVRDCNDKWIRIEVSKGDLLVLPAGIYHRFTLDKQNYIKAMRLFVGEPVWTPINRPADDHPARSQYLETLSQTCNCAA from the exons ATGGTCCGAGCCTGGTACATGGACGACGACTTGTCGACCGACCAACGAGAGGAACACCAACTGGAACCACCTGTGCTGGTGTCATTGGACGAAGTTCGTGAAAAGAGCGGAGTCCTTTACTGGAAG TTGAATGCCAACACATACGAGGAGGATGGTGAACTCGAGAAGATCAAGAAAGAGCGAGGATACTCGTACACAGACGTTATTGAGATATCCAAGGACAAACTACCGAACTATGAGGAAAAG ATAAAGACATTCTTCCAAGAGCATCTGCACTCTGACGAGGAGATTCGCTTTGTCTTGGCCGGGAGTGGCTACTTTGACGTTCGAGATTGCAATGACAAGTGGATAAGGATTGAGGTGTCCAAAGGAGACCTCCTTGTTTTGCCTGCTGGCATCTACCACAGATTCACTCTTGACAAGCAG AACTACATCAAGGCCATGCGGCTCTTTGTGGGAGAGCCTGTCTGGACGCCGATCAATCGCCCAGCCGACGACCATCCAGCCCGCTCTCAGTATCTGGAGACCCTTAGTCAAACCTGCAATTGTGCGGCGTGA
- the LOC119450100 gene encoding GIGYF family protein Gyf-like → MIQTARKRIGGTNAEFEPGTSSYDEDEHPNLTRVQLRSAKPFKQQALMPNTNGYHDCELWLYKDKLGTQHGPFSGALMASWFASGCFRMSLPVKRTCDREFQLLGQLIKTWGRLPFRHQTSPDQPNCSADERPVTAGATPAALPSDCGPAKEKPPLGCDDKFLKDSQISFVGLQEKSRAMITIKALPMAAASHPAGPPAALVRSAERVKVPLGFCDAAELPAEDKRTKGGTKKVANQHEGAWGGYKKCQSAARSFVPPAVTQPAETKTAANRRSTAATAATTAAPMTWAKVCLKVPTKPRWGEPAKQEPVAIENMARFPSLGGKAFTEAVQNKMKNQRQNQQQIQQYEWARRMAADQDFTRWSYDRLRNLPSYVHVPTFFELLRDVDSSAEIEEYVRMHLGNGEEVSRFAQEFVQRRSEWKQLTGWKSPAELRAATGGVDMVSKGRKKMQKLNGTALGFVMAGEAFKKV, encoded by the coding sequence ATGATTCAAACGGCGCGGAAGAGAATTGGGGGGACAAATGCCGAATTCGAACCAGGGACTTCATCGTACGACGAAGACGAACATCCCAATCTGACCAGAGTCCAGCTGCGTTCCGCCAAACCGTTCAAGCAACAAGCCTTGATGCCCAACACGAATGGCTACCACGATTGCGAGCTCTGGCTCTACAAGGACAAGCTGGGCACACAGCACGGACCCTTCTCCGGTGCCCTCATGGCCTCCTGGTTCGCCTCCGGGTGCTTCCGCATGTCGTTGCCTGTGAAACGCACTTGCGACCGAGAGTTCCAACTGCTTGGCCAGCTCATCAAGACCTGGGGCCGGTTGCCGTTCCGCCATCAGACCTCACCAGACCAACCAAACTGCAGCGCTGACGAACGACCGGTCACCGCAGGCGCGACGCCAGCCGCACTGCCATCAGACTGCGGTCCTGCGAAGGAAAAGCCGCCCTTGGGCTGCGACGACAAGTTCCTCAAAGACAGCCAAATTTCATTCGTTGGCTTGCAGGAAAAATCACGCGCAATGATAACGATCAAGGCGCTGCCGATGGCTGCAGCAAGTCACCCGGCGGGTCCTCCGGCTGCTTTGGTACGCAGTGCGGAACGCGTCAAAGTTCCGCTGGGATTTTGCGACGCTGCAGAACTACCTGCTGAAGACAAGCGCACAAAAGGCGGCACTAAAAAAGTGGCGAACCAGCACGAAGGTGCCTGGGGCGGCTACAAGAAGTGCCAGTCAGCAGCCCGAAGCTTCGTGCCGCCAGCAGTGACGCAGCCAGCCGAAACAAAGACTGCTGCCAACCGCCGTTCGACTGCCGCCACCGCCGCTACCACTGCTGCTCCGATGACCTGGGCCAAAGTGTGCCTGAAAGTGCCGACGAAGCCACGGTGGGGGGAGCCTGCAAAGCAGGAGCCCGTCGCCATCGAGAACATGGCGCGGTTCCCGTCGCTTGGTGGCAAGGCTTTCACGGAGGCCGTGCAGAACAAAATGAAAAACCAGCGACAAAACCAGCAGCAAATCCAGCAGTACGAATGGGCACGACGCATGGCCGCCGACCAGGATTTCACGCGCTGGAGCTACGACAGGCTGAGGAACCTGCCGTCGTACGTCCACGTGCCGACTTTCTTCGAGCTGCTGAGAGACGTCGACTCGAGCGCTGAAATCGAAGAGTATGTCCGCATGCACCTTGGCAACGGAGAAGAGGTGTCGCGCTTCGCACAAGAGTTCGTGCAGCGACGGTCTGAGTGGAAGCAGCTGACGGGCTGGAAAAGTCCGGCTGAGCTTCGTGCGGCGACCGGCGGCGTCGACATGGTGTCGAAAGGCCGAAAGAAAATGCAGAAGCTGAACGGCACGGCCCTGGGCTTCGTGATGGCAGGAGAAGCTTTCAAGAAAGTGTGA